Proteins encoded together in one Neobacillus sp. FSL H8-0543 window:
- a CDS encoding glucose 1-dehydrogenase, translating into MKLQNKVAIITGAAQGMGAMHVRKFVEEGAKVVITDINVEAAQKLADEVGENAIALKLDVSKADNWKEVVEKTEEKFGPVTVLVNNAGVGIFKLLEDLTEEDFRLTFEIDELGVFLGMKTVVPSMKKANGGSIVNISSVDGLVSAPTAIAYSAAKHAVTGMTKGAAAELGQYGIRVNSVHPGVIESPMAEQGDVAEYIKKLEQDIPLRRRAKTEEVSNLVIYLASDDSSYSTGSQFVVDGGMISDL; encoded by the coding sequence ATGAAATTACAAAATAAAGTAGCGATTATTACTGGGGCAGCACAAGGAATGGGTGCTATGCATGTTCGTAAATTTGTTGAAGAAGGCGCTAAAGTCGTTATTACAGATATAAATGTAGAAGCAGCACAAAAGTTAGCAGATGAAGTCGGCGAAAATGCAATTGCATTGAAACTTGATGTGTCAAAAGCTGACAATTGGAAAGAAGTCGTAGAAAAAACGGAAGAAAAATTCGGACCTGTCACTGTATTAGTCAACAACGCTGGAGTTGGTATTTTCAAATTATTAGAAGATCTAACAGAAGAGGATTTTAGATTAACATTTGAAATCGATGAATTAGGCGTATTTTTAGGTATGAAAACAGTCGTACCTTCCATGAAAAAAGCAAATGGTGGGTCTATCGTAAATATCTCATCCGTTGACGGTTTAGTAAGTGCGCCAACAGCCATCGCCTATAGTGCAGCAAAGCATGCTGTTACTGGTATGACAAAAGGAGCTGCTGCTGAACTTGGTCAATACGGTATTAGAGTAAATTCAGTTCATCCTGGAGTTATTGAATCTCCAATGGCTGAACAAGGCGATGTGGCTGAATATATTAAAAAACTCGAACAAGACATTCCTTTAAGAAGAAGAGCAAAAACAGAAGAAGTTTCAAATTTGGTTATATATCTTGCTTCCGATGATTCAAGCTATTCAACTGGTTCTCAATTTGTTGTAGATGGCGGTATGATTTCAGATTTATAA
- a CDS encoding DMT family transporter, with protein MIIGLLFAILAGALVGLQNIFNSKVNERTGSWATTTLVLGLGSLASLTFGLLFEGGQLFNLQNMKLWYWFSGVLGVGVVVCLVQGIKLLGATYAIAIALTSQLVFALLGDSFGWLGLNKVPFTINQLVGVLVIVGGIVVFKFGGSRVSQKSAKIPYPVVKEN; from the coding sequence ATGATTATTGGATTATTGTTCGCAATTTTGGCCGGGGCGCTGGTTGGTTTGCAAAATATCTTTAACAGTAAGGTGAATGAACGCACGGGGTCTTGGGCGACAACGACATTAGTATTAGGTTTAGGTTCCCTGGCTTCACTGACATTCGGCCTTCTCTTCGAAGGGGGACAGCTATTTAACCTACAAAATATGAAGCTCTGGTATTGGTTTAGTGGAGTGCTAGGGGTAGGAGTAGTCGTTTGTCTTGTCCAAGGGATCAAGCTGTTAGGAGCAACCTATGCCATCGCCATTGCTCTAACCTCCCAGCTCGTATTTGCTTTATTGGGGGACTCATTCGGCTGGTTAGGGCTAAATAAGGTTCCGTTTACAATAAATCAGTTGGTAGGAGTGCTTGTTATTGTCGGTGGGATTGTTGTCTTTAAATTTGGCGGTAGCAGGGTGAGCCAGAAGTCAGCAAAGATACCCTATCCAGTTGTGAAAGAGAACTAA